GCCCATGGTGAAGCTGGGGCGGATGATCGACGGCAGACCCGTGCGCTCGAGGATTGCAAAGGCTTCGGCCATGGAATGCGCCACACCGCTGCGCGCGCTTTCTAGGCCGATCTTGTCCATCGCCTCGCGGAAGCGCTGGCGATTTTCCGCCTTGTCGATGGCATCGGCCTTGGCGCCGATCATCTCGACACCGTATTGCTCGAGGACGCCCATCTCCTCCAGCTTCAGCGCGCAGTTGAGCGCGGTCTGCCCGCCCATGGTGGGTAGCAACGCGTCGGGCCGTTCCTTGGCGATGATCTTGGCGACGATATCGGGCGTGATCGGCTCGATATAGGTGGCGTCCGCCATGTCCGGATCGGTCATGATCGTGGCGGGGTTGGAGTTGACCAAGATCACCCGATAGCCATCCTCGCGCAGTGCCTTGATGGCCTGCGTGCCGGAATAGTCGAACTCGCAGGCCTGCCCGATGATGATGGGACCGGCGCCGATGACGAGGATGGAGGAAATGTCAGTGCGTTTGGGCATTAAAGCATATCCAAATCAATATGAAAACGCGACTTTATGAAACCTTTAATGGCATCTACTATTAAGGCACCAGCTGTTCGCTGTGCCGTCGTAGACAAGACAGCGCGAGCATCCTCGACGATCATAATAATACCAACTTTGATCTGTATAAGTTTGAGTTGACTTGCTTCCCACAGACGTTGAGCCGCAAAAATACCCGAAAGGAGTCTACTACGCTCAGCTTCGTCGAGCTCAGAAGAATTTATAGATCGTATTGCTTCACCAAGCTCCTCGAGTCCCTCGCTTACGAGACGATATTCTGGTCCATTGTGATCTATCGTCACCACGCGGTCTGCGGCGGGAACTTCAGTAGCAGTTGGCACGCTGGCGCCACGCTCAGAAAGAAAGCCGAAAAAAACGTCCTCAAAAAATCTAGCGCCGATCCTCTTTGCTGTCACAGAGATCCCATCTCGCATGAGGAAACCGTTGCGAAATTGAAGATACCTCTGCGGATCGGACTGATAATAAGTCCCCGCATATCGAGGACTATCTGCGACCAAGACTTTGGCCTCCAGCAAGTGTTCAAACATGTAAGACGAGAAGCTATCGGTGTTGAAATCATCCGCAATCGGGGTGTCTTGAATAAGATCTACGGTCATTCGCGAGATTACGGATTCGATCTCGTTTCTCCGATAATAATCCGTGCTTATTTTGAGTTTTAAAAACTCATTGAAAAACATAGACCGGACAAAGGGATGCAGTTCATTCATTACCTCACCCTAACATCCCCACGAACTTCTCAAACAGGTAGAAACTGTCCTGCGGCCCCGGGCTCGCTTCCGGATGATACTGCACCCCGAAGGCCTTCTTGCCGCTGATCGCGATGCCGCAGTTGCTGCCATCGAACAGCGAGACGTGGGTCTGCTCCACGCCCTCGGGCAGCGTATCAGCATCCACCGCGAAGCCGTGGTTCATGCTGGTGATTTCGACCAGCCCTGCGGAAGCACCCCAGCCCTCGCCCACGCGCTGGACCGGGTGGTTCGCGCCGCGGTGGCCCTGGTGCATTTTCATCGTCTTCGCGCCCGCCGCTAGCGCCAGGATCTGGTGGCCGAGGCAGATGCCGAACAGCGGCACGTCCGCCTCCAGCAGCGCCTTGATCACGGGCACGGCATAGGCCCCCGTCGCCGCCGGGTCGCCGGGGCCGTTGGAAAGGAACACGCCATCGGGCTTCATGGCCATCACCGCGTCGAACGAGGTTTTCGCCGGCACCACCGTCACCCGCGCGCCAGCGCGCACGAGGTTGCGGAAGATGTTGTCCTTGCTGCCGTAGTCGATGGCGACGACGTGCGGGCGCTTGTCATCGCGGGGGCTGCGGCCATAGCCCTGCCCCAGCCGCCAGTAGTTGCCTTCCCAGCCTTCCTGGTGTTCCCGGCTGACGCGCTGGGCGAGGTCCATGCCCTCCAGCCCAGGCCATTCCATTGCGCGTTGCAGCAGCGCGTCGATATCGAAGCGGCCCTTCGGATCGTGCGCGATCACCGCGTTGGGCGCGCCGTTCAGGCGGATGCGGCGGGTCAGCGCGCGCGTATCCATGCCGGACACGCCGATCTTGCCCAGGTCCTTCATCCATTCCACGAACTGCCGCTCCGCGCGGAAATTGGAATGGCCCGTCACCTCCTCGCGCACCACGCAGCCCACCGCGCCTTCCGCCCGGCTTTCGAAATCGTCGGCATTGGTGCCCACGTTGCCGATGTGGGGAAAGGTAAAGGTGACGATCTGCGCGGCGTAGCTGGGGTCGGTCAGCACCTCCTGATAGCCGGTCATCGCGGTGTTGAAGCAGACCTCGCCCACGGCCGATCCGCTGGCGCCGAAGCCCTTGCCCCAAACCACCGTGCCATCGGCAAAGACGATCACGCCCGTCGCTCC
This is a stretch of genomic DNA from Aurantiacibacter arachoides. It encodes these proteins:
- the carA gene encoding glutamine-hydrolyzing carbamoyl-phosphate synthase small subunit, giving the protein MAFLASSHAQPKGATGVIVFADGTVVWGKGFGASGSAVGEVCFNTAMTGYQEVLTDPSYAAQIVTFTFPHIGNVGTNADDFESRAEGAVGCVVREEVTGHSNFRAERQFVEWMKDLGKIGVSGMDTRALTRRIRLNGAPNAVIAHDPKGRFDIDALLQRAMEWPGLEGMDLAQRVSREHQEGWEGNYWRLGQGYGRSPRDDKRPHVVAIDYGSKDNIFRNLVRAGARVTVVPAKTSFDAVMAMKPDGVFLSNGPGDPAATGAYAVPVIKALLEADVPLFGICLGHQILALAAGAKTMKMHQGHRGANHPVQRVGEGWGASAGLVEITSMNHGFAVDADTLPEGVEQTHVSLFDGSNCGIAISGKKAFGVQYHPEASPGPQDSFYLFEKFVGMLG